The following coding sequences are from one Limibacillus halophilus window:
- a CDS encoding phage capsid protein has product MSNQVNKSFVQDYKDAVQFLLQQRGSKLRKAVTTDSYRGKTGRVATQLGQVSAQLRTQRHGNTPLVETPHESRWVFPKDYEWADLIDDQDKLKTIGDFQSAYAINGAMALGRAMDDEIISAFFATSKTGEDGDVDVTFPSSQALDVKIGAASATGMNVAKLRAARRLLMANEVDVENEKLYLAMTAQQHDELLNEVQVASTDFNSKPVLVDGHISHFMGFHFIHTERLPVNASGHRRCAAWSRTGMHLGVWNDIETRITERDDKSYATQVYAKGSFGATRLEEGRVVEVPCL; this is encoded by the coding sequence ATGTCGAACCAAGTAAATAAATCCTTTGTGCAAGACTACAAGGATGCAGTCCAGTTTCTACTCCAGCAGAGGGGAAGTAAGCTTCGCAAAGCAGTGACGACCGATTCCTATCGGGGCAAGACCGGCCGCGTTGCCACGCAGCTTGGTCAGGTGAGCGCCCAACTCAGGACCCAGCGTCATGGCAACACACCTTTGGTGGAAACGCCGCATGAATCGCGGTGGGTTTTCCCTAAGGATTATGAATGGGCCGATCTGATCGACGATCAGGATAAGTTAAAAACGATTGGTGACTTTCAGTCTGCCTACGCCATCAACGGTGCAATGGCGCTTGGGCGTGCTATGGATGATGAAATCATCAGCGCATTCTTCGCGACGTCAAAGACCGGCGAAGACGGTGATGTGGACGTGACATTTCCTTCGTCACAGGCCCTTGACGTGAAGATCGGTGCAGCCAGCGCAACAGGTATGAATGTGGCCAAGCTACGAGCCGCAAGGCGGCTGCTAATGGCGAATGAGGTTGATGTCGAGAATGAAAAACTGTACCTGGCAATGACGGCCCAACAGCATGATGAGCTACTGAATGAAGTTCAGGTAGCTTCGACTGATTTCAATAGCAAGCCAGTGCTGGTCGATGGCCATATCAGCCATTTTATGGGCTTTCATTTCATTCATACCGAACGTCTTCCAGTTAATGCCAGCGGCCATCGCCGCTGCGCCGCTTGGTCGCGCACGGGTATGCATCTTGGTGTCTGGAACGATATCGAGACTCGGATCACCGAGCGCGACGATAAATCCTATGCCACACAGGTTTATGCCAAAGGAAGTTTTGGCGCGACCCGGCTCGAAGAAGGCCGTGTGGTTGAGGTTCCCTGTCTCTGA